The following coding sequences lie in one Arachis ipaensis cultivar K30076 chromosome B03, Araip1.1, whole genome shotgun sequence genomic window:
- the LOC107633745 gene encoding LOW QUALITY PROTEIN: DELLA protein GAI (The sequence of the model RefSeq protein was modified relative to this genomic sequence to represent the inferred CDS: inserted 2 bases in 1 codon), with translation MKRDHSEAGSSYGQQGSSSSSVAKGECSSMSSGKAKMWEEDHDPSSGGGGGGMDELLAALGYKVRNSDMADVAQKLEQLEMVMGTAQEDGISHLATDTVHYDPTDLYSWVQSMINELNPPPTTAAANGTSSSLLCSSQIEENTSRAFTDDSEYDLRAIPGIAVYPQNDEPSNKRLKTNPVPEIGSEGVQEPSRPVVLVDSQETGVRLVHTLLACAEAVQQENLKLADALVKHVGLLAQSQAGAMKKVASYFAQALARRIYQIYPQEAMDSSFSDVLHMHFYESCPYLKFAHFTANQAILEAFASATRVHVIDFGLKQGMQWPALLQALTLRPGGPPTFRLTGIGPPQTDNTDSLQQVGWKLAQLAQTIGVQFEFRGFVCSSLSDLDTEMLEIRPGEAVAVNSVFELHRMLARSGSIEKVLGTVKKIKPKIFTVVEQEANHNGPVFVDRFTEALHYYSSLFDSLEGSVAAGLAAPPPTEDLLMSELYLGRQICNXXXXXXXXSNAFKQASMLLALFAGGDGYRVEENNGCLMLGWHTRSLIATSAWKLPPLSSGGES, from the exons ATGAAGAGGGATCACAGTGAAGCTGGCTCCAGCTACGGCCAGCAAGGTAGCAGCAGCAGCAGCGTGGCCAAAGGCGAATGCTCGTCAATGTCGAGCGGGAAGGCCAAGATGTGGGAGGAAGACCACGACCCAAGCtccggcggcggcggcggcggcatGGACGAACTCCTCGCTGCTCTTGGTTACAAGGTTCGCAACTCAGACATGGCTGACGTGGCCCAGAAGCTGGAGCAGCTGGAGATGGTTATGGGTACCGCGCAGGAAGACGGAATTTCACACCTCGCTACTGACACCGTTCACTACGACCCTACGGATCTATACTCCTGGGTGCAGAGCATGATCAATGAGCTCAACCCTCCCCCAACCACCGCCGCCGCAAACGGAACAAGCAGCTCACTGCTGTGCAGCTCCCAAATCGAGGAGAACACCTCACGCGCCTTCACGGACGACTCTGAGTACGACCTGAGAGCCATACCTGGCATCGCCGTTTACCCTCAAAACGACGAACCCAGCAACAAACGGCTGAAAACGAATCCTGTTCCAGAAATTGGGTCAGAGGGTGTTCAAGAACCGAGCCGGCCAGTTGTGCTTGTGGATTCCCAAGAAACAGGTGTCCGTCTAGTCCACACCCTCTTAGCCTGCGCGGAGGCAGTCCAGCAAGAAAACCTAAAGCTGGCAGACGCGCTAGTGAAGCACGTGGGGCTACTCGCGCAGTCGCAGGCCGGTGCCATGAAGAAAGTTGCATCTTACTTTGCACAGGCACTTGCGAGGAGGATTTACCAGATTTACCCTCAAGAAGCCATGGACTCTTCTTTCTCAGATGTGCTCCACATGCACTTCTACGAGTCCTGCCCTTATCTCAAATTCGCCCACTTCACAGCCAACCAGGCCATACTCGAGGCCTTCGCTTCTGCCACCAGGGTCCACGTCATCGATTTCGGCCTCAAGCAAGGGATGCAGTGGCCCGCACTCCTGCAGGCCCTCACATTGCGCCCCGGCGGCCCACCCACTTTCCGTTTGACTGGAATAGGCCCGCCGCAGACCGACAACACCGACTCCCTGCAGCAAGTCGGATGGAAGCTTGCACAACTGGCACAAACCATAGGCGTTCAGTTCGAGTTTCGCGGCTTCGTCTGCTCTAGCCTCTCGGATCTTGACACAGAAATGCTTGAGATCCGACCCGGAGAAGCCGTTGCGGTTAACTCCGTTTTCGAGTTGCATCGCATGCTGGCCCGCTCCGGCTCCATCGAGAAAGTTCTTGGCACGGTTAAGAAGATCAAGCCGAAGATCTTCACGGTGGTGGAGCAGGAAGCCAACCACAACGGTCCAGTTTTTGTGGATCGGTTCACGGAGGCGTTGCATTATTACTCGAGCTTGTTTGACTCGCTGGAGGGATCGGTGGCGGCGGGGTTGGCGGCGCCGCCGCCGACTGAGGACCTATTGATGTCGGAGCTGTACCTCGGGAGGCAAATTTGCAA NNNNNNNNNNNNNNNNNNNNNNTCGAACGCGTTCAAGCAGGCGAGCATGCTACTGGCGCTGTTTGCGGGTGGGGATGGGTACAGGGTGGAGGAGAACAATGGGTGCCTCATGCTTGGGTGGCACACCAGGTCCCTGATTGCGACCTCGGCGTGGAAGCTTCCACCCCTTTCTTCTGGCGGCGAGTCTTAG